The Candidatus Hydrogenedentota bacterium genomic interval GGCGCGAGGTCCGCCAGTGGCGAAGTCACTCGAATAATTGCTCAGAGAGCTCGTGGGCTCCCTTCCGGGCATCGTGGCTTTCTGTAGGCTCACAGCGCTCAATGGCCGGTAAGGTCTGAGAACTTTCTGCCAGTTCTTCTTTCCTTGCCAAGGCCATCCGCGGCGAGCATGGCATTGAGAACGTTTTCGGGACTAATCACGCCTGCTTCGTGATGGACGGGCTGCCCGGGAGCGCAGGCCTTCTCAGCCGCCTCCATCAGCTTTCCCGGGCCAACGTTTCCTAGACCAATGTCGGCAAGCGTGGTCGGCAAACCGACGTTCTCACAGAACGAGAAGACCGTGGACGATTCGTCTTCGGATGCGCCTGTGAGTTGGAGCCCGGCTAGAACGCCAAAGGCGACTTTTTCGCCGTGGTAGAACGAATGGGTTTCCGCCAATGCAGTGAGGCCATTGTGAATGGAATGGGCGGTGGCCAGCCCGGCGCTTTCGAACCCGAGTCCGCTCAATAAAATGTTCGCCTCGACAATGCGCTCCAAGGCCGGTGTGACAAGGTGCCTTTCGCTGGCGGTCTTAGCACCCACACCGTACGCCAACAGCGTCTCATAACAGAGTTTGGCGATGTGAAGTCCGACCATTGTGCTATATCCGCCACACTCGTTCGGAGACTGGGTCCGGTCACAGGACCTGGCTTCGAACCATGTGGATAGCGCGTCGCCCATTCCGGCCACCAGAAAACGCGCCGGCGCCGCCGCGATGATGCCCACATCCACAAGCACCACCGCCGGGTTGGCTTTTTGATAGCATACGGAATCGAAGATCCCGTCGTTTGAGTACAACACCGCACACCCGCTGCACGGTGCATCAGTCGAAGCGATAGTGGGGATAATAATCACGGGTATGTTCGCACGGTCCGCGACGATTTTCGCCGTGTCAATGGTCTTGCCTCCACCCATACCGACCAGAACGTCTACCTGCTTCTCCGTAAGGATAGCGGCCAATCGGGTCAACTCATTCTCGCAACACTCGCCGCGAAATAGTTCGATGGGGATAGCCTGCGCACTCAGATCGAGGCCGCACGTGGGGAGCACTCTGTCGTTAACCGAGGGCGAGGCCAATATTAGCGCCTGTTTGCCCAGCAAATCTATCAGTGCGGGCAATTCGCCAATAGCATCGACGCCTTGGATGTACTTTCCGGGAAAGACTGCTTTCTTGAACACATGAACCTCCTCTGTTTCAGGTTGTGTCGCGAAAGTTCAGCAAAAGGAGGGCATGAGTACCTCGAGAATCCACCCGGCTCTTCAACCCGGAAAGGAGAGCACCCATGCACCAAGAGAAGCGTATCACGAACGTGGCGGATTTGAAAGTGGTCTTGGAACAGGATGCCGATATGCTGGGCCCGCTGGTTGCGGGGTTGATGCAGAAGATATTCAAGCCGGAGATGATCGAGTACCTTATGGCGGCCAAGGGAGAGCGGACGGGTGCCCGTCAAGGGTATCGTAACGCACGCTATTCCTGGACGCTTTTGACTCGCGTCCGGAAGCTGGAGTTGTGAATTTCCAAGGGTCGTCGGAGGCGGTCCAACACCGGGGTGTTCGAGCGGTTGGCCCGGCTGTGGTCAGAAACTGCAAATCGGGTGTTATGCTTTCTGTCATACTTGGGCCTTCCGACACACAAAAAGGCCAACGGCTCATCGTCGTAAGCCATTGGCCTGATTATGGTTATATGGTGGGCGGTGCGGGACTCGAACCTGCGACCCCTTTTCTCTGCGCTCACTGTACATGCAGGCCGTAATTCTGTCAACACCTCAATCATAATTGATTTTTGGCCAAAAATCCTTTACTATTTCTTTGATTTTTCGATGCGGGGGAAGGCCGTGAATGAGGATGTGCTACAACTGCTCAATGCGCTCATTCGGGAGAAATCGTCGAGGGAGAAGCGCAGCACTGATCTCCTCAAGGACCCGTTAAGAATTGCCGATGGGTGGTATATGTGCGTCCCCCCTTGCTTTAATGGCGCTCTCGACATTAAACAAACAATCCGAATCAAGAACAAAAGCCAGGCGCTTACGTGGACACAGGGCGCATGGTTCTCGTTCGGTGTGGGAGATTCACTCTATGATACCGCTGATGGGTATAAGCCGTGGTCAAGTGCCTTGAGAGTTCTCCGTTTATGCGTCCAAGTGAAGGCCGCGACCAGTGTAGGCCTCACGGAGGACGGATCTCGCAGATACCCTGGATTTGTCACATTTGCGCTTCTTGCGCCAAACAGCGCACGAACGCGCCTTCTAGAACGCGCTCAGTATGCGGTTTCGCAGGATGAATTTGTGCGGTTTCTGATCGCTGGACCGTCCGGTGTCCTACAAGAGAGAATTGACAGGCTGTAACCTATAATACGGAGGAAGGAAATGCCAGAAGACACGAGACCTGAAATTGCCGGAACGCATTCAATAACGGCCGTGGCACTCGGCCTCTTTTCCGTGCTACTGGCACTCGTACTGCTTTTGGTGCCGTTTATCTTCGACGAATACAATCGCCGGCCGGAACCGCACGAGTTGATCCGGTACGCCGTGTA includes:
- a CDS encoding glycerol dehydrogenase is translated as MFKKAVFPGKYIQGVDAIGELPALIDLLGKQALILASPSVNDRVLPTCGLDLSAQAIPIELFRGECCENELTRLAAILTEKQVDVLVGMGGGKTIDTAKIVADRANIPVIIIPTIASTDAPCSGCAVLYSNDGIFDSVCYQKANPAVVLVDVGIIAAAPARFLVAGMGDALSTWFEARSCDRTQSPNECGGYSTMVGLHIAKLCYETLLAYGVGAKTASERHLVTPALERIVEANILLSGLGFESAGLATAHSIHNGLTALAETHSFYHGEKVAFGVLAGLQLTGASEDESSTVFSFCENVGLPTTLADIGLGNVGPGKLMEAAEKACAPGQPVHHEAGVISPENVLNAMLAADGLGKERRTGRKFSDLTGH
- a CDS encoding transposase, translating into MHQEKRITNVADLKVVLEQDADMLGPLVAGLMQKIFKPEMIEYLMAAKGERTGARQGYRNARYSWTLLTRVRKLEL